Proteins from a single region of Eublepharis macularius isolate TG4126 chromosome 9, MPM_Emac_v1.0, whole genome shotgun sequence:
- the LOC129335381 gene encoding kelch repeat and BTB domain-containing protein 11-like isoform X2: MPRLAMPCRGLRAASLRGLSVASAWLAWGPLVTRGLGCLCRALCSLCALVLYPWKRPGDASVLLPEPWEGCPERRIYRGGDAEAELLTVYTKPCSFQVDLAWLAAESAYFKALSRSRMQEAAGGQLHLDHVPSGAFHAILQWVFLGRFSLAEEELLPAVQAASYLLLPRFLDRCWEALRPLLGPQNCFSYLHFAEAVGCPELRAEVCRYLSAHLLELARPVTHQLAPQMKEELARLRLDGPPRLCVLQKENRRRHFSTAVVGHHIYAIGGWYLDSLLAPDSSTCLYTAVERYDPWTDSWAFVSSLPMGDFSFTISLSHDLPLCTAHAGSIYTLGTVQRTGEKLLLCYDVATDTWQELLPTLTRADADLPGLYFLGGTEPLFVVGSSSRDNVVTSFSVASHQWGPVRSLPKCSLAGQGLVWEGLLYMASPDLGAILQADLSRPACWLLLPPPPFPLCYEALFLLHFPQAATTGERAAEQGEEDPQR, from the exons ATGCCCAGGCTTGCTATGCCCTGCCGGGGCCTGCGTGCCGCCTCGTTGCGGGGGCTCTCTGTAGCTTCTGCCTGGCTGGCGTGGGGCCCTCTTGTCACACGTGGGCTGGGTTGCCTGTGCCGTGCCCTCTGCAGCCTGTGCGCCCTTGTGCTGTACCCCTGGAAAAGGCCTGGTGATGCCTCGGTGTTGCTTCCTGAGCCCTGGGAGGGCTGCCCCGAACGGAGGATCTACAGGGGAGGAGATGCCGAAGCTGAGCTGCTCACCGTCTACACCAAGCCCTGCTCCTTTCAG GTTGACCTGGCCTGGCTGGCGGCTGAGAGTGCTTATTTCAAGGCCCTCTCTCGGTCCCGCATGCAGGAGGCAGCAGGCGGGCAGCTTCACCTGGACCACGTGCCCTCAGGGGCTTTCCATGCCATCCTGCAGTGGGTTTTCTTAGGGCGCTTCAGTCTGGCAGAAGAGGAGCTCTTGCCAGCTGTGCAGGCTGCCAGCTACCTGCTGCTACCGCGATTCCTGGACCGGTGCTGGGAAGCTTTGCGCCCGCTGCTGGGcccccaaaactgcttttcttACTTGCACTTTGCTGAGGCGGTGGGCTGTCCTGAGCTGCGGGCAGAGGTGTGTAGGTACCTGAGCGCTCACCTGTTGGAACTGGCAAGGCCTGTCACACACCAGTTGGCCCCACAGATGAAAGAAGAGCTGGCCCGGCTGCGGCTGGATGGCCCTCCCAGGCTCTGTGTGCTCCAGAAGGAGAAC CGCCGACGGCACTTCAGCACTGCCGTTGTTGGGCATCACATCTACGCCATCGGCGGCTGGTATTTAGATTCCCTTTTGGCTCCAGACAGCAGCACCTGCCTCTACACAGCCGTCGAGCGCTATGACCCCTGGACTGACAGCTGGGCCTTTGTCTCATCGCTGCCCATGGGGGACTTCTCCTTCACCATCTCGCTGTCCCATGACCTGCCACTCTGCACAGCTCACGCCGGGTCCATCTACACGCTGGGCACTGTGCAGCGCACTGGAGAGAAACTTCTTCTGTGCTACGACGTGGCCACTG ATACCTGGCAGGAGCTCCTACCAACTCTGACGCGGGCAGATGCGGACCTGCCTGGGCTGTACTTCCTGGGTGGCACAGAGCCGCTCTTCGTGGTGGGCAGCAGCTCTCGGGACAACGTGGTGACTTCTTTCAGCGTGGCTTCGCACCAGTGGGGCCCTGTGCGATCTCTGCCCAAGTGCAGCTTGGCTGGGCAGGGCCTGGTTTGGGAGGGGCTTCTCTACATGGCTTCCCCTGACTTGGGGGCCATATTGCAAGCAGACCTGAGCAGGcctgcctgctggctgctgctgcctccacccccctttcccctctgctaCGAGGCCCTCTTTCTGCTTCACTTCCCCCAGGCTGCCACCACTGGAGAAAGGGCAGCTGAGCAGGGCGAGGAGGATCCCCAGAGGTGA
- the CHKB gene encoding choline/ethanolamine kinase isoform X3, which translates to MFHVTAAAQLVLQVGNFLEIWGEAGPQGMMADRPLSKAAIFSRGTDFCGLGITCNSGRSLATTWSGGLSNLLYKCTLPDHIATAENEPRQVLLRIYGAILQSRRLLTEDLPEPSISGEIAVKMARFHGMVMPFNKEPKWMFGTMERYLKQISELTFPQEAQLRKLNRLKAYNLEAEMRSLRALLEATPSPVVFCHNDVQEGNILLLAGRENLSSDRLMLIDFEYSSYNYRGFDIANHFCEWVYNYSHDQWPFYKASPENYPSRHQQLHFVRSYLSEARGKSPPPSPEEQERMEAEMLLEISRFTLASHFFWGLWSILQAKISTIEFGYLEYAQCRFEAYFQQKALCE; encoded by the exons ATGTTCCACGTGACTGCGGCAGCACAGTTGGTTCTCCAAGTGGGGaattttttggagatttggggagaggcGGGACCTCAGGGTATGATGGCAGACAGACCtctttccaaagctgccattttctcccggggaactgatttctgtggcctggggatcacctgtaattccgggagatctctagccaccacctggag TGGAGGGCTCAGCAACCTTCTGTACAAATGCACCCTGCCGGATCATATTGCGACTGCCGAGAACGAACCGCGGCAGGTTCTGTTGCGCATCTACGGggccatcctccag agcCGCCGCCTGCTCACGGAGGACTTGCCGGAGCCGAGCATATCAGGGGAGATTGCCGTGAAGATGGCTCGCTTTCACGGCATGGTTATGCCCTTCAACAAGGAGCCCAAGTGGATGTTTGGGACAATGGAGAG GTACTTGAAGCAGATCTCCGAACTCACCTTCCCCCAGGAAGCTCAGCTACGGAAGCTCAACAGGCTCAAGGCGTACAACCTGGAGGCCGAAATGCGCAGCCTCAG GGCTCTCCTGGAGGCCACTCCGTCCCCCGTGGTTTTCTGCCACAATGATGTGCAAGAAg GGAATATTCTGCTCCTGGCTGGGCGTGAGAACCTCTCCTCCGACCGTCTCATGCTGATTGACTTTGAATACAGCAGCTACAATTACAG GGGTTTTGACATCGCTAATCACTTCTGCGAATGGGTTTATAACTactcacatgaccagtggccttTCTACAAAGCCAGCCCCGAAAACTACCCCAGCCGCCACCAACAG CTGCACTTTGTCCGGAGCTACCTGTCTGAAGCACGGGGGAAGAGCCCGCCCCCCTCACCTGAAGAGCAGGAGCGCATGGAGGCCGAAATGCTCCTTGAGATCAGCAG gtTCACGCTGGcctcccacttcttctggggcCTCTGGTCCATCTTGCAGGCCAAGATCTCCACCATTGAGTTTGGCTACCTG GAGTATGCGCAGTGCCGCTTTGAGGCTTACTTCCAGCAGAAGGCGCTGTGTGAGTGA
- the LOC129335381 gene encoding kelch repeat and BTB domain-containing protein 13-like isoform X1, with protein MPRLAMPCRGLRAASLRGLSVASAWLAWGPLVTRGLGCLCRALCSLCALVLYPWKRPGDASVLLPEPWEGCPERRIYRGGDAEAELLTVYTKPCSFQVDLAWLAAESAYFKALSRSRMQEAAGGQLHLDHVPSGAFHAILQWVFLGRFSLAEEELLPAVQAASYLLLPRFLDRCWEALRPLLGPQNCFSYLHFAEAVGCPELRAEVCRYLSAHLLELARPVTHQLAPQMKEELARLRLDGPPRLCVLQKENVSGAPLPPLRGLYCRPLPPEEGDWHCATHLPFQAEKWSFSTAQLLNYLFIMGGYREKRGARGFIFRMAAFRYNPLTDVWHPTAPPKKRRRHFSTAVVGHHIYAIGGWYLDSLLAPDSSTCLYTAVERYDPWTDSWAFVSSLPMGDFSFTISLSHDLPLCTAHAGSIYTLGTVQRTGEKLLLCYDVATDTWQELLPTLTRADADLPGLYFLGGTEPLFVVGSSSRDNVVTSFSVASHQWGPVRSLPKCSLAGQGLVWEGLLYMASPDLGAILQADLSRPACWLLLPPPPFPLCYEALFLLHFPQAATTGERAAEQGEEDPQR; from the exons ATGCCCAGGCTTGCTATGCCCTGCCGGGGCCTGCGTGCCGCCTCGTTGCGGGGGCTCTCTGTAGCTTCTGCCTGGCTGGCGTGGGGCCCTCTTGTCACACGTGGGCTGGGTTGCCTGTGCCGTGCCCTCTGCAGCCTGTGCGCCCTTGTGCTGTACCCCTGGAAAAGGCCTGGTGATGCCTCGGTGTTGCTTCCTGAGCCCTGGGAGGGCTGCCCCGAACGGAGGATCTACAGGGGAGGAGATGCCGAAGCTGAGCTGCTCACCGTCTACACCAAGCCCTGCTCCTTTCAG GTTGACCTGGCCTGGCTGGCGGCTGAGAGTGCTTATTTCAAGGCCCTCTCTCGGTCCCGCATGCAGGAGGCAGCAGGCGGGCAGCTTCACCTGGACCACGTGCCCTCAGGGGCTTTCCATGCCATCCTGCAGTGGGTTTTCTTAGGGCGCTTCAGTCTGGCAGAAGAGGAGCTCTTGCCAGCTGTGCAGGCTGCCAGCTACCTGCTGCTACCGCGATTCCTGGACCGGTGCTGGGAAGCTTTGCGCCCGCTGCTGGGcccccaaaactgcttttcttACTTGCACTTTGCTGAGGCGGTGGGCTGTCCTGAGCTGCGGGCAGAGGTGTGTAGGTACCTGAGCGCTCACCTGTTGGAACTGGCAAGGCCTGTCACACACCAGTTGGCCCCACAGATGAAAGAAGAGCTGGCCCGGCTGCGGCTGGATGGCCCTCCCAGGCTCTGTGTGCTCCAGAAGGAGAACGTGAGTGGGGCCCCACTGCCACCCTTGCGTGGCCTCTACTGCCGCCCCCTGCCCCCGGAGGAGGGGGATTGGCACTGTGCCACCCACCTGCCCTTCCAGGCTGAAAAGTGGAGCTTCAGCACAGCACAGCTTCTGAACTACCTCTTCATCATGGGGGGCTACCGGGAGAAGAGGGGGGCTCGTGGATTCATCTTCCGCATGGCCGCTTTCCGCTACAATCCCCTGACGGACGTGTGGCACCCCACTGCCCCTCCCAAGAAG CGCCGACGGCACTTCAGCACTGCCGTTGTTGGGCATCACATCTACGCCATCGGCGGCTGGTATTTAGATTCCCTTTTGGCTCCAGACAGCAGCACCTGCCTCTACACAGCCGTCGAGCGCTATGACCCCTGGACTGACAGCTGGGCCTTTGTCTCATCGCTGCCCATGGGGGACTTCTCCTTCACCATCTCGCTGTCCCATGACCTGCCACTCTGCACAGCTCACGCCGGGTCCATCTACACGCTGGGCACTGTGCAGCGCACTGGAGAGAAACTTCTTCTGTGCTACGACGTGGCCACTG ATACCTGGCAGGAGCTCCTACCAACTCTGACGCGGGCAGATGCGGACCTGCCTGGGCTGTACTTCCTGGGTGGCACAGAGCCGCTCTTCGTGGTGGGCAGCAGCTCTCGGGACAACGTGGTGACTTCTTTCAGCGTGGCTTCGCACCAGTGGGGCCCTGTGCGATCTCTGCCCAAGTGCAGCTTGGCTGGGCAGGGCCTGGTTTGGGAGGGGCTTCTCTACATGGCTTCCCCTGACTTGGGGGCCATATTGCAAGCAGACCTGAGCAGGcctgcctgctggctgctgctgcctccacccccctttcccctctgctaCGAGGCCCTCTTTCTGCTTCACTTCCCCCAGGCTGCCACCACTGGAGAAAGGGCAGCTGAGCAGGGCGAGGAGGATCCCCAGAGGTGA
- the CHKB gene encoding choline/ethanolamine kinase isoform X2 — MEAPEGDGPGGDFALPGSPRGAPAVPAPTRLRAFLWCREFLAGAWRRLAAPEQLGVAPVSGGLSNLLYKCTLPDHIATAENEPRQVLLRIYGAILQGVDSLVLESVMFAILAERALGPRLYGIFPQGRLEEYIPSRRLLTEDLPEPSISGEIAVKMARFHGMVMPFNKEPKWMFGTMERYLKQISELTFPQEAQLRKLNRLKAYNLEAEMRSLRALLEATPSPVVFCHNDVQEGNILLLAGRENLSSDRLMLIDFEYSSYNYRGFDIANHFCEWVYNYSHDQWPFYKASPENYPSRHQQLHFVRSYLSEARGKSPPPSPEEQERMEAEMLLEISRFTLASHFFWGLWSILQAKISTIEFGYLEYAQCRFEAYFQQKALCE, encoded by the exons ATGGAGGCGCCCGAAGGCGACGGCCCCGGGGGGGACTTCGCGCTGCCCGGCTCGCCCCGCGGCGCCCCGGCCGTGCCGGCCCCCACCCGCCTGCGCGCCTTCCTCTGGTGCCGCGAGTTCCTAGCCGGGGCCTGGCGCCGCCTGGCCGCCCCCGAGCAGCTCGGCGTCGCCCccgtcag TGGAGGGCTCAGCAACCTTCTGTACAAATGCACCCTGCCGGATCATATTGCGACTGCCGAGAACGAACCGCGGCAGGTTCTGTTGCGCATCTACGGggccatcctccag GGTGTTGACTCGCTGGTTCTTGAGAGCGTCATGTTTGCCATCCTGGCGGAGCGGGCTCTGGGGCCACGTCTCTACGGCATCTTCCCGCAGGGGCGCCTGGAGGAGTATATCCCG agcCGCCGCCTGCTCACGGAGGACTTGCCGGAGCCGAGCATATCAGGGGAGATTGCCGTGAAGATGGCTCGCTTTCACGGCATGGTTATGCCCTTCAACAAGGAGCCCAAGTGGATGTTTGGGACAATGGAGAG GTACTTGAAGCAGATCTCCGAACTCACCTTCCCCCAGGAAGCTCAGCTACGGAAGCTCAACAGGCTCAAGGCGTACAACCTGGAGGCCGAAATGCGCAGCCTCAG GGCTCTCCTGGAGGCCACTCCGTCCCCCGTGGTTTTCTGCCACAATGATGTGCAAGAAg GGAATATTCTGCTCCTGGCTGGGCGTGAGAACCTCTCCTCCGACCGTCTCATGCTGATTGACTTTGAATACAGCAGCTACAATTACAG GGGTTTTGACATCGCTAATCACTTCTGCGAATGGGTTTATAACTactcacatgaccagtggccttTCTACAAAGCCAGCCCCGAAAACTACCCCAGCCGCCACCAACAG CTGCACTTTGTCCGGAGCTACCTGTCTGAAGCACGGGGGAAGAGCCCGCCCCCCTCACCTGAAGAGCAGGAGCGCATGGAGGCCGAAATGCTCCTTGAGATCAGCAG gtTCACGCTGGcctcccacttcttctggggcCTCTGGTCCATCTTGCAGGCCAAGATCTCCACCATTGAGTTTGGCTACCTG GAGTATGCGCAGTGCCGCTTTGAGGCTTACTTCCAGCAGAAGGCGCTGTGTGAGTGA
- the LOC129335729 gene encoding uncharacterized protein LOC129335729: MPANVEIKARVRNLAQLVSHAERLSGSPGHAIVQTDTFFSVPCGRLKLRDFRDGRGQLIFYDRPDTEGPKLSHYAISSTEDPAGLAVVLSQALGVKGVVKKERRLYIVGQTRVHVDRVEGLGDFMELEQTYDSWVYQGHMAWPGGGLFVRGPLRLSAALARDEIREPSLLPYLQVVLEDQQSPRDGERVAQQLMAELGVGKEDLLSGAYLDLLAGGAPRP; encoded by the exons ATGCCAGCTAACGTGGAGATCAAGGCACGTGTGCGGAATCTGGCACAGCTAGTGAGTCATGCAGAGCGGCTGAGCGGATCACCAGGCCACGCCATTGTTCAGACAGATACCTTCTTTTCTGTGCCCTGTGGACGGCTGAAGTTGCGGGACTTCCGG GATGGCCGAGGGCAGCTGATATTTTATGACCGCCCTGACACGGAAGGCCCCAAGCTCTCCCATTATGCCATCTCGTCCACAGAAGACCCTGCAGGCCTGGCG GTGGTGCTCTCCCAGGCCCTCGGAGTGAAGGGGGTGGTGAAGAAGGAGCGTCGCCTCTACATAGTGGGCCAGACTCGTGTCCACGTGGATCGAGTAGAAGGGCTGGGTGACTTCATGGAGCTGGAG CAGACCTATGACAGCTGGGTTTATCAGGGTCATATGGCGTGGCCAGGCGGTGGGCTCTTTGTCCGGGGGCCCTTGcggctctcagcagccctggcCAGGGATGAGATCA GAGAACCGTCCCTTCTTCCGTACCTGCAGGTGGTATTGGAGGACCAGCAGAGCCCCCGGGATGGCGAGCGAGTGGCACAGCAGCTGATGGCGGAGCTGGGTGTGGGCAAGGAGGATCTGCTCTCTGGGGCCTACCTGGACCTGCTGGCAGGAGGGGCGCCTCGTCCGTGA
- the CHKB gene encoding choline/ethanolamine kinase isoform X1 — MFHVTAAAQLVLQVGNFLEIWGEAGPQGMMADRPLSKAAIFSRGTDFCGLGITCNSGRSLATTWSGGLSNLLYKCTLPDHIATAENEPRQVLLRIYGAILQGVDSLVLESVMFAILAERALGPRLYGIFPQGRLEEYIPSRRLLTEDLPEPSISGEIAVKMARFHGMVMPFNKEPKWMFGTMERYLKQISELTFPQEAQLRKLNRLKAYNLEAEMRSLRALLEATPSPVVFCHNDVQEGNILLLAGRENLSSDRLMLIDFEYSSYNYRGFDIANHFCEWVYNYSHDQWPFYKASPENYPSRHQQLHFVRSYLSEARGKSPPPSPEEQERMEAEMLLEISRFTLASHFFWGLWSILQAKISTIEFGYLEYAQCRFEAYFQQKALCE, encoded by the exons ATGTTCCACGTGACTGCGGCAGCACAGTTGGTTCTCCAAGTGGGGaattttttggagatttggggagaggcGGGACCTCAGGGTATGATGGCAGACAGACCtctttccaaagctgccattttctcccggggaactgatttctgtggcctggggatcacctgtaattccgggagatctctagccaccacctggag TGGAGGGCTCAGCAACCTTCTGTACAAATGCACCCTGCCGGATCATATTGCGACTGCCGAGAACGAACCGCGGCAGGTTCTGTTGCGCATCTACGGggccatcctccag GGTGTTGACTCGCTGGTTCTTGAGAGCGTCATGTTTGCCATCCTGGCGGAGCGGGCTCTGGGGCCACGTCTCTACGGCATCTTCCCGCAGGGGCGCCTGGAGGAGTATATCCCG agcCGCCGCCTGCTCACGGAGGACTTGCCGGAGCCGAGCATATCAGGGGAGATTGCCGTGAAGATGGCTCGCTTTCACGGCATGGTTATGCCCTTCAACAAGGAGCCCAAGTGGATGTTTGGGACAATGGAGAG GTACTTGAAGCAGATCTCCGAACTCACCTTCCCCCAGGAAGCTCAGCTACGGAAGCTCAACAGGCTCAAGGCGTACAACCTGGAGGCCGAAATGCGCAGCCTCAG GGCTCTCCTGGAGGCCACTCCGTCCCCCGTGGTTTTCTGCCACAATGATGTGCAAGAAg GGAATATTCTGCTCCTGGCTGGGCGTGAGAACCTCTCCTCCGACCGTCTCATGCTGATTGACTTTGAATACAGCAGCTACAATTACAG GGGTTTTGACATCGCTAATCACTTCTGCGAATGGGTTTATAACTactcacatgaccagtggccttTCTACAAAGCCAGCCCCGAAAACTACCCCAGCCGCCACCAACAG CTGCACTTTGTCCGGAGCTACCTGTCTGAAGCACGGGGGAAGAGCCCGCCCCCCTCACCTGAAGAGCAGGAGCGCATGGAGGCCGAAATGCTCCTTGAGATCAGCAG gtTCACGCTGGcctcccacttcttctggggcCTCTGGTCCATCTTGCAGGCCAAGATCTCCACCATTGAGTTTGGCTACCTG GAGTATGCGCAGTGCCGCTTTGAGGCTTACTTCCAGCAGAAGGCGCTGTGTGAGTGA